From one Gemmobacter sp. genomic stretch:
- a CDS encoding Lrp/AsnC family transcriptional regulator: MTPDAIDRKILNALQEDGSLSQRDLAEIVGLSQNACARRLNALREAGLILGSRVRIDAARAGLGLTVFVMIRTRHHSRDWLAEFRRIVLAIPNVIDFYRIAGDYDYMLKVVAEDMNAYDRVYQRLIEKVDLDAVTSVITMEAIADQRNLPV, encoded by the coding sequence ATGACCCCCGATGCCATCGACCGCAAGATCCTCAATGCCCTGCAAGAGGATGGCAGCCTGTCGCAACGCGATCTGGCCGAGATCGTCGGCCTGTCGCAGAACGCCTGCGCCCGCCGCCTGAATGCGCTGCGCGAAGCCGGCCTGATCCTGGGCAGCCGGGTGCGCATCGACGCGGCCCGCGCGGGGCTGGGGCTGACGGTCTTTGTGATGATCCGCACCCGCCACCATTCGCGCGACTGGCTGGCCGAGTTCCGGCGCATCGTGCTGGCCATTCCCAACGTGATCGACTTTTACCGCATCGCCGGCGACTACGACTACATGCTGAAGGTCGTGGCCGAGGATATGAACGCCTATGACCGCGTCTATCAGCGCCTGATCGAAAAGGTGGATCTGGATGCGGTCACCTCGGTCATCACGATGGAAGCCATCGCCGACCAGCGCAACCTGCCGGTCTGA